The Gymnodinialimonas sp. 57CJ19 genome includes a window with the following:
- a CDS encoding VWA domain-containing protein yields the protein MRAFFLALFTLLMLPLAALAQSADRPNTILVLDGSGSMWGQIDGVNKIVIAREVIAEMLADMADDVSLGLTVYGHRQRGSCTDIETIVSPAPGTQDEILAAVNAINPRGRTPMTDAVIAAAQSLRSTEEAATVILVSDGIENCNPDPCAIAAELEATGVDFTAHVIGFDVASEPEARAQMQCIADNTGGQFLTADNATELGEALETVVAIAPTPMRIEAQVLPEGALPTRPVSWTLLGTDGDTVSTGIQGPAIDVSLFPGTYIAQATRTEPNGPQTYQTSFTVIDGQTDLVIVAMPPIIDTSQITFTARVRPDMSVPASQLAWTLFDSADTALLGPVVAPGGNVALLPGDYRLEVERANAGTRHEARFTVEPNTPQEVIVPLPALTVEIDFVARIGSVGGVTITDPVIWDVEPLQTNPVTSNPATFQMSRGAYRVTAYWTAQEIEQSVDFVVVDQPRQIVVVFPEPVPQASLTAVGQARAGDTIEVAWTGPGAEGDWIGFYPTANTSNHSYDALTPRLSPAEGNPQRMRVPPLPGTYELRYILAENGRQVLARLPFEVLPQPASVEAASGIAGDTGTVTWTGPNFSDDWIGYYRVDDTASHSYDALTRVQLNGETSPTALNYPAEAGTYELRYVMALGRTVLARQIVEVTEVQATLTTSATGTAGAQAEVGWTGPAYDGDWIGFIDPADTSNHSYDFATRVAVAEGNPVRLNYPAAPGTYELRYIQRQGRQVLARMTVEVTEVQATLTTAATGIAGAQAEVGWTGPAYDGDWIGFIDPADTSNHSYDFATRVAVAEGNPVRLNYPAAPGTYELRYIQRQGRQVLARMTVEVTEVQATLTTAATGETGQFAEVGWTGPAYDRDWIGFIDPADTSNHSYDFATRAAVAEGNPLRLQYPATPGTYELRYIQYQGRQVLARMTVEVSEADAALTLPDTAVAGSMIEVAWVGPDAPRDYIGIGPDGASGGAQWQNYTRTADGNPLQLQVPPTPGTYRVQYFLHQGNTSLLSALLTVTPAEASVTLPASAVAGSTVEVGWTGPNYHRDYIGIGPAGASGGAQWQNYSRTADGNPVQLLVPSEPGTYEVSYFMNQGNTELATATLEVTSVGASITAPATAVAGSTIELAWTGPDYHRDYIGIGPVDATGGERWQNYTRTEEGPILRLQTPPEAGEYVIRYFLNQDRSVLAEARITLTEAASSITAPTTAVAGSVIEVAWTGPDYHRDFIGIGPVGATGGERWQNYTRTEEGSPLMLLTPPEAGTYVIRYFVDQDRVVQAEAEITLTAPAATLTAPTTAPVGSVVELGWTGPDYHRDFIAIGAVGATGGAQWQNYTRTSEGSPLTLLMPTEPGEYLIRYFIDQDRVAIAEVPMTLTDVTATLAAPTVAPAGGTVEVQWTGPDYHRDFIGLGLVGATGGGQWQSYARTSEGSTVTLNVPETPGSYVLRYFMDQDRRAIAELPITVQ from the coding sequence ATGCGCGCGTTTTTCCTCGCCCTGTTTACACTCCTCATGCTTCCCCTTGCAGCCTTGGCGCAATCAGCGGATCGGCCCAACACGATTTTGGTGTTGGACGGTTCTGGCTCCATGTGGGGGCAGATTGATGGGGTCAATAAAATCGTTATCGCGCGGGAAGTTATCGCTGAAATGCTGGCCGACATGGCCGACGATGTCTCTCTTGGTCTGACGGTTTATGGCCATCGCCAACGGGGCAGCTGCACGGATATTGAGACGATCGTTTCCCCCGCCCCCGGCACTCAGGATGAAATCCTCGCCGCTGTGAACGCGATCAACCCGCGCGGGCGCACACCGATGACCGACGCCGTTATCGCCGCCGCGCAATCGCTGCGCTCCACCGAAGAGGCCGCGACAGTGATCCTTGTCTCCGACGGGATCGAGAACTGTAACCCTGATCCCTGCGCCATCGCCGCCGAACTGGAAGCCACGGGCGTGGATTTCACCGCCCATGTGATCGGTTTCGATGTCGCCTCCGAGCCCGAGGCGCGGGCGCAGATGCAGTGCATTGCCGACAACACCGGCGGGCAGTTTCTGACCGCCGACAACGCGACAGAGCTAGGCGAAGCCCTTGAAACCGTTGTCGCAATCGCCCCCACTCCCATGCGGATCGAGGCGCAGGTTCTGCCCGAAGGCGCCCTGCCCACCCGCCCCGTCAGCTGGACACTTCTGGGCACCGATGGCGATACCGTCAGCACCGGCATCCAAGGCCCCGCCATCGACGTGAGCCTGTTCCCCGGCACCTACATCGCCCAAGCGACCCGGACGGAACCCAACGGCCCGCAGACTTATCAAACCTCCTTCACCGTGATCGACGGCCAGACAGACCTCGTCATCGTCGCCATGCCTCCGATCATCGACACCTCGCAAATCACCTTCACCGCCCGCGTGCGGCCCGACATGTCGGTGCCCGCCTCGCAACTGGCGTGGACGCTGTTTGACAGCGCTGACACGGCGCTTCTTGGCCCCGTCGTGGCCCCCGGCGGCAACGTGGCGCTTTTGCCCGGCGACTACCGCCTGGAGGTGGAGCGCGCCAACGCCGGCACCCGCCACGAGGCCCGCTTCACGGTCGAGCCCAACACCCCGCAAGAGGTCATCGTTCCCCTGCCCGCCCTCACCGTGGAAATCGACTTTGTCGCTCGCATCGGCAGCGTCGGCGGCGTGACCATCACCGACCCGGTCATCTGGGATGTGGAGCCGCTGCAAACCAACCCCGTCACCTCCAACCCTGCCACCTTCCAGATGTCGCGCGGCGCCTACCGCGTCACCGCCTACTGGACCGCTCAGGAGATCGAGCAAAGCGTTGACTTCGTGGTCGTGGATCAACCGCGTCAGATCGTCGTGGTCTTCCCCGAGCCCGTGCCCCAGGCCAGCCTCACCGCCGTGGGTCAGGCCCGCGCGGGCGATACCATCGAAGTGGCGTGGACCGGCCCCGGGGCCGAGGGCGACTGGATCGGCTTCTACCCGACCGCGAACACCTCCAACCACAGCTATGACGCCCTCACCCCCCGCCTTTCCCCGGCCGAGGGCAACCCCCAGCGCATGCGCGTCCCGCCGCTGCCCGGCACCTACGAGTTGCGCTATATCCTGGCCGAGAATGGCCGCCAGGTTCTGGCCCGCCTGCCCTTCGAAGTTCTGCCCCAACCCGCCTCGGTCGAGGCCGCCTCCGGCATCGCGGGCGACACCGGCACCGTGACCTGGACCGGCCCCAATTTCTCCGATGACTGGATCGGCTACTACCGCGTCGATGATACCGCCTCCCACAGCTATGATGCGCTGACCCGGGTGCAGCTGAATGGCGAAACCTCCCCCACGGCGCTGAATTACCCCGCCGAAGCAGGCACTTATGAACTGCGCTACGTGATGGCGCTTGGCCGAACCGTGCTGGCGCGCCAGATCGTCGAAGTGACAGAGGTGCAGGCAACCCTGACCACCTCTGCCACCGGCACCGCAGGCGCTCAGGCCGAGGTTGGCTGGACCGGGCCCGCCTATGACGGCGACTGGATCGGCTTCATCGATCCTGCTGACACCTCCAACCACTCCTACGATTTCGCCACCCGCGTGGCAGTGGCCGAGGGCAACCCCGTCCGCCTCAACTACCCCGCCGCTCCCGGCACCTACGAATTGCGCTATATCCAGCGTCAGGGCCGTCAGGTGCTGGCCCGGATGACCGTCGAAGTGACAGAGGTGCAGGCAACCCTCACCACCGCCGCCACAGGCATCGCGGGCGCGCAGGCCGAGGTCGGCTGGACCGGTCCCGCCTATGACGGCGACTGGATCGGCTTCATCGATCCCGCTGACACCTCCAACCACTCCTACGACTTCGCTACCCGCGTGGCAGTGGCGGAGGGCAACCCCGTCCGCCTCAACTACCCCGCTGCTCCCGGCACGTACGAGTTGCGCTATATCCAGCGTCAGGGCCGTCAGGTGCTAGCTCGGATGACCGTCGAAGTGACAGAGGTGCAGGCAACCCTGACCACCGCCGCTACAGGCGAGACCGGGCAATTCGCGGAAGTCGGCTGGACGGGCCCCGCCTATGACCGCGACTGGATCGGCTTTATCGACCCCGCTGACACCTCGAACCACAGTTACGATTTCGCGACCCGTGCGGCGGTGGCCGAGGGCAATCCCCTGCGTCTGCAATATCCCGCAACGCCCGGCACGTATGAGCTGCGATACATCCAGTACCAGGGCCGGCAGGTGCTGGCGCGGATGACGGTCGAGGTCTCAGAGGCTGACGCCGCGCTGACCCTGCCCGACACCGCCGTGGCCGGATCAATGATCGAGGTTGCATGGGTCGGGCCGGACGCGCCGCGCGACTATATCGGTATTGGCCCCGATGGCGCTTCCGGTGGCGCACAGTGGCAGAACTACACCCGCACGGCAGACGGCAATCCGCTGCAATTGCAGGTGCCGCCCACGCCGGGCACATACCGGGTGCAGTACTTCCTGCATCAGGGCAACACGAGCCTTTTGTCTGCGCTGCTTACCGTCACCCCGGCTGAAGCCAGCGTGACCCTGCCGGCCAGCGCGGTGGCGGGCTCGACTGTCGAAGTGGGTTGGACCGGGCCGAATTATCATCGCGATTACATCGGCATCGGCCCCGCTGGCGCTTCCGGCGGCGCGCAGTGGCAGAACTACAGCCGCACCGCCGACGGCAATCCGGTGCAGCTTTTGGTCCCGTCCGAGCCGGGTACCTATGAAGTTTCGTACTTCATGAACCAGGGCAATACCGAGCTTGCCACCGCCACGCTGGAGGTCACGTCGGTCGGGGCCTCCATCACCGCACCGGCAACAGCCGTGGCAGGCTCGACGATCGAGCTTGCTTGGACCGGGCCGGATTATCACCGCGATTACATCGGCATCGGCCCCGTGGACGCGACCGGCGGCGAACGCTGGCAGAACTACACGCGCACCGAAGAAGGCCCGATCCTGCGTCTGCAAACGCCCCCTGAGGCGGGCGAATACGTGATCCGCTATTTCCTCAACCAAGACCGCTCGGTTCTGGCCGAAGCACGGATCACCCTGACCGAGGCTGCATCTTCCATTACCGCACCGACGACGGCGGTTGCGGGGTCAGTCATCGAGGTTGCATGGACCGGGCCGGATTATCACCGCGATTTCATCGGCATCGGCCCCGTGGGCGCGACCGGCGGCGAACGCTGGCAAAACTACACGCGCACCGAAGAAGGCTCTCCGCTCATGCTGCTGACACCGCCCGAGGCGGGCACCTATGTCATCCGCTACTTCGTGGATCAGGATCGAGTGGTGCAGGCCGAGGCGGAAATCACCCTCACCGCGCCCGCCGCGACACTCACGGCTCCGACAACGGCGCCCGTGGGTTCCGTGGTCGAGCTTGGCTGGACCGGGCCGGATTATCATCGTGACTTCATCGCCATCGGGGCCGTTGGGGCCACGGGCGGTGCGCAATGGCAGAACTACACCCGTACCAGTGAAGGCTCTCCCCTGACATTGCTGATGCCGACAGAGCCCGGCGAATACCTGATCCGCTACTTCATTGATCAGGACCGCGTAGCGATTGCCGAAGTTCCAATGACCCTCACCGATGTCACGGCAACCCTCGCGGCCCCCACCGTCGCTCCTGCCGGAGGTACGGTAGAGGTTCAATGGACCGGGCCTGACTATCACCGTGACTTCATCGGTTTGGGTCTTGTCGGGGCCACCGGCGGCGGCCAGTGGCAAAGCTATGCTCGCACAAGCGAGGGCAGCACGGTCACCCTAAACGTGCCAGAGACGCCGGGTTCATATGTGCTGCGCTACTTCATGGACCAGGATCGCCGCGCGATTGCAGAGTTGCCGATCACGGTGCAGTAG
- the lpdA gene encoding dihydrolipoyl dehydrogenase, whose translation MAAQNFDLIVIGAGPGGYVAAIRASQLGLKTAIVEREHMGGICLNWGCIPTKALLRSSEVFHLMHRAKEFGLSADGISYDLNKVVDRSRKVAKQLSGGVAHLMKKNKITTVMGEATIPAKGKVVVKTEKGSEELTAKNIIVATGARARELPGLEADGKRVWTYKAALNPPHMPKKLLVIGSGAIGIEFASFYNTLGADTTVVEVMDRVLPVEDAEISAFAKKSFEKQGMKIMQKAMVKQLDRAADKVTAHIEVNGKVEKQEFDTVISAVGIVGNVENLGLEALGVKIDRTHVVTDEYCRTGVDGLYAIGDIAGAPWLAHKASHEGVMVAELIAGQKAHPIKPESIAGCTYCHPQVASVGLTEAKAKEQGYKVKVGRFPFIGNGKAIALGEPEGLIKTVFDEKTGELLGAHMIGAEVTELIQGYVVGQKLETTEQDLMETVFPHPTLSEMMHESVLDAYDRVIHI comes from the coding sequence ATGGCCGCACAGAACTTTGATCTTATTGTTATTGGGGCCGGGCCGGGCGGCTACGTTGCCGCCATTCGCGCCAGCCAGCTTGGCTTGAAGACCGCGATTGTTGAACGCGAACATATGGGCGGCATCTGCCTGAACTGGGGCTGTATCCCCACCAAGGCGCTTTTGCGCTCGTCCGAGGTGTTTCACCTGATGCACCGGGCCAAGGAGTTTGGCCTGTCCGCCGATGGTATCAGCTATGACCTGAATAAGGTGGTGGACCGCTCTCGCAAGGTGGCCAAACAGCTTTCGGGCGGCGTGGCGCATCTTATGAAGAAGAACAAGATCACCACCGTGATGGGGGAGGCGACGATCCCTGCCAAGGGCAAGGTCGTGGTTAAGACGGAAAAGGGCAGCGAAGAGCTGACGGCGAAAAACATCATCGTCGCCACCGGCGCGCGGGCCCGTGAATTGCCGGGTCTCGAGGCCGACGGCAAACGTGTCTGGACCTACAAAGCCGCGCTTAACCCGCCCCATATGCCGAAGAAGCTGCTGGTCATCGGCTCGGGCGCGATTGGCATCGAGTTTGCCAGCTTCTACAACACGCTCGGCGCTGACACGACCGTGGTGGAAGTCATGGACCGGGTGTTGCCGGTGGAAGACGCTGAAATCTCGGCCTTCGCCAAGAAGTCGTTTGAAAAGCAGGGCATGAAGATCATGCAGAAGGCGATGGTCAAGCAATTGGACCGCGCCGCCGATAAAGTCACCGCGCATATCGAGGTGAACGGCAAGGTCGAGAAGCAGGAATTCGACACCGTGATCTCCGCTGTCGGCATCGTCGGCAACGTGGAAAACCTGGGACTGGAAGCGCTTGGCGTGAAGATCGACCGGACCCATGTTGTGACCGATGAATACTGCCGCACCGGCGTCGATGGGCTCTATGCCATCGGTGACATCGCCGGCGCGCCTTGGTTGGCGCATAAGGCGTCGCACGAAGGGGTTATGGTTGCGGAGTTGATCGCCGGTCAGAAGGCGCATCCGATCAAACCCGAAAGCATCGCGGGCTGCACTTATTGTCATCCTCAGGTGGCCTCGGTCGGGCTAACGGAAGCGAAAGCGAAAGAGCAGGGCTATAAGGTCAAGGTCGGACGCTTCCCGTTCATTGGCAACGGCAAGGCGATTGCTTTGGGGGAGCCTGAGGGGCTGATCAAGACCGTCTTCGATGAAAAAACCGGAGAGCTTCTGGGCGCTCATATGATCGGGGCAGAGGTCACGGAATTGATCCAGGGCTACGTCGTCGGCCAGAAATTGGAGACCACGGAGCAGGACCTGATGGAGACGGTCTTCCCGCATCCAACCCTGTCGGAGATGATGCACGAAAGTGTGCTCGACGCCTATGATCGCGTGATCCATATCTGA